A genomic region of Mesobacillus jeotgali contains the following coding sequences:
- a CDS encoding phospho-sugar mutase produces MDWKKKAEKWLGFTGLDPELKTELDSFKEDEKHLEEVFYKNLEFGTGGMRGEIGAGTNRMNLYTVRKASAGLAAYIEEQGNEAKQRGVAIAYDSRHKSPEFAMEAAKTLATRGIQTYVFEELRPTPELSFAVRHLHAYSGIVITASHNPPEYNGYKVYGPDGGQLPPDSADEVISKVNEIENELSIEVMDEQELKEKGLIKMIGSEVDRAYLEKLMTISENPTLADEADVKVVFTPLHGTANRPVRDILTNLKYQNVKVVKEQELPDPEFSTVKSPNPEEHAAFELAIREGKKIDADVLIATDPDADRLGIAVKDPDGEYVVLTGNQTGALLLHYILTQKQEKETLPANGAVFKTIVTSELGRKIASSFGVDTIDVLTGFKFIAEKIKQYEDSGEYKFLFGYEESYGYLIGDFARDKDAVQAAMLAVEVSAYYKKKGMSLYEALLSVFEEYGYYQEGLRSLTLKGKEGAELIQKTLGVFRKEPLKQLGELKVTAVEDYLTSVRVNENNEEEKIQLPSSNVIKYYLEDGTWMCLRPSGTEPKIKFYFGVNDKSLAESKQKLQKVEQDFMEVVEKKMDAAKSL; encoded by the coding sequence ATGGATTGGAAAAAGAAAGCCGAGAAATGGCTTGGTTTTACGGGATTGGACCCGGAGCTTAAAACTGAGCTTGACTCATTTAAAGAAGACGAGAAGCATTTAGAGGAAGTTTTTTATAAAAACCTGGAATTCGGGACTGGTGGCATGCGCGGAGAGATTGGCGCTGGAACCAATCGGATGAACTTATATACTGTACGCAAGGCATCAGCCGGCCTGGCAGCATACATAGAAGAACAAGGGAATGAAGCGAAGCAGCGTGGTGTAGCGATCGCTTATGATTCCCGCCATAAATCACCTGAATTTGCCATGGAAGCCGCAAAGACATTGGCAACACGCGGTATCCAGACATATGTTTTTGAAGAACTGCGACCTACGCCGGAGCTGTCATTCGCGGTGCGTCACCTGCATGCTTATTCTGGAATCGTCATTACTGCCAGCCATAACCCACCTGAATATAATGGCTATAAAGTATATGGTCCTGATGGCGGCCAGCTGCCTCCAGATAGCGCAGATGAAGTGATTTCGAAGGTGAACGAAATCGAGAATGAGCTATCAATCGAGGTAATGGACGAGCAAGAGTTGAAGGAAAAAGGCTTGATCAAGATGATTGGTTCTGAAGTGGACCGCGCTTATCTTGAGAAACTGATGACGATATCTGAAAATCCGACGCTGGCAGATGAAGCCGATGTAAAAGTGGTATTCACACCTTTGCATGGTACTGCCAATAGACCGGTCCGCGATATCCTGACAAACCTGAAATACCAGAATGTCAAAGTAGTAAAGGAACAGGAGCTTCCTGATCCTGAGTTTTCTACCGTAAAAAGCCCGAATCCAGAAGAGCATGCTGCATTTGAGCTGGCAATTCGTGAAGGAAAGAAAATCGATGCGGATGTGTTGATCGCAACAGATCCGGACGCTGACCGTCTTGGTATCGCTGTTAAAGATCCAGATGGGGAGTATGTTGTCCTGACAGGAAACCAGACGGGAGCGTTGCTGCTGCATTATATTCTGACGCAAAAGCAGGAGAAAGAAACTTTACCAGCCAATGGAGCAGTGTTCAAAACAATCGTTACATCCGAACTTGGCCGCAAAATCGCTTCGTCATTCGGAGTCGATACAATCGATGTACTGACTGGATTCAAGTTTATAGCTGAAAAAATTAAACAATATGAAGACTCAGGAGAATATAAATTCCTGTTTGGCTATGAAGAAAGCTATGGATACTTAATCGGCGACTTTGCCCGGGATAAAGATGCAGTCCAGGCGGCAATGCTAGCTGTCGAGGTTAGCGCATATTATAAAAAGAAGGGCATGTCTTTGTACGAAGCGCTTCTTAGTGTATTTGAAGAGTATGGTTACTACCAGGAAGGACTTCGTTCCCTTACTTTAAAAGGAAAAGAGGGTGCGGAATTAATTCAGAAGACACTTGGAGTCTTCCGCAAGGAGCCGCTTAAGCAACTTGGTGAATTGAAAGTAACGGCAGTGGAAGATTATCTAACAAGTGTAAGAGTGAATGAAAACAACGAGGAAGAAAAAATACAGCTTCCTTCTTCAAACGTCATCAAATATTATCTTGAGGATGGCACATGGATGTGCCTTCGCCCATCTGGGACTGAGCCAAAGATCAAGTTTTATTTTGGTGTGAACGACAAGAGCCTGGCTGAAAGCAAGCAGAAACTCCAAAAAGTCGAACAGGATTTCATGGAGGTAGTTGAAAAGAAAATGGATGCAGCAAAGAGCCTGTAA